The following are from one region of the Littorina saxatilis isolate snail1 linkage group LG2, US_GU_Lsax_2.0, whole genome shotgun sequence genome:
- the LOC138953260 gene encoding iduronate 2-sulfatase-like, with protein sequence MALRIPMMLHVPGVTANNHHFDFIDALTPGFTNNNHSRVPGPSHVTDELVEAIDLYPTLTELSGLTVPQTCPENSVHVPTCLEGTSLVPLVKQVRNISKDPHMQWKQAAFSQYERHSGQHPIMGYTVRTKTHRYTEWVHFDTQKW encoded by the exons ATGGCGCTGAGAATTCCCATGATGCTTCACGTCCCCGGCGTGACTGCAAACAACCACCATTTTGACTTCATCGACGCGCTGACTCCTGGCTTTACCAATAACAATCACTCGCGAGTACCAGGTCCTTCCCACGTGACCGACGAACTGGTGGAAGCCATTGATTTGTACCCGACTCTGACGGAACTGTCCGGGTTGACAGTGCCTCAAACGTGTCCTGAAAACTCTGTTCATGTTCCCACCTGCCTTGAGGGAACAAGCCTTGTGCCCCTGGTCAAACAG GTCAGAAATATCTCCAAGGACCCCCACATGCAGTGGAAGCAAGCAGCTTTCAGCCAGTACGAAAGACACAGCGGCCAACATCCCATCATGGGCTACACGGTCCGCACCAAGACACACCGCTACACGGAGTGGGTCCACTTTGACACGCAGAAATGGTGA